A region of Silurus meridionalis isolate SWU-2019-XX chromosome 15, ASM1480568v1, whole genome shotgun sequence DNA encodes the following proteins:
- the LOC124398232 gene encoding sodium- and chloride-dependent betaine transporter-like has protein sequence MLNERGQWSNKLEFLLAVAGNIVGLGNVWRFPYLCFKNGGGAFLIPYFLFAVTCGVPLFLLDICIGQYTKQSPALLWGRLCPLAEGFGHGAYIISFYSCICYNMLLAWALFYFIKSLSSQLPWTTCGNLWNTVNCVELTSNQTNMIPNSTHGNFSISSVIEFWEGRVLNISPGMEILGNLNWEIFLCLLVSWAACYFCIWKGVKSTGKAVYFTATFPYVMLFLLLLRGLTLPGALTGIKYYLYPQPSRLMDPQVWIDAGTQIFFSYSLATGSLTVLGSYNSYKTNCYRYSIWLCVLNSCTSFIAGFVVFSVLGFMAEKLGVDIEDAAKPGPGLAFITYPQAVAMMPLPQLWSVCFFIMLILLGLDTQFVGLELITSSAIDMFPNVLRRPYRREIFLFFFCTGCFCFQILMTTQGGVYIFQLIDYYGSSGACLLFMCLIETLVIGWIFGAERMFAVIEDMCDQPPCAFFKYCWRYFTPLMCLGAFIFYLSKYKPLMYNNVYVYPNWAYGLGWLMTTFSPVLVITWGLVKLCTHSGSLKQRFKTLCTPDKKLPMTGMQRAQMQISETLMTEI, from the exons ATGCTTAATGAAAGAGGACAATGGAGCAATAAATTGGAGTTTCTACTGGCTGTGGCAGGAAATATTGTTGGTCTGGGAAACGTCTGGAGATTTCCATACCTGTGTTTCAAAAATGGAGGAG GGGCCTTCCTGATACCTTACTTTCTGTTTGCTGTGACTTGCGGTGTGCCTCTTTTTTTGTTGGACATTTGTATTGGTCAGTATACAAAACAAAGTCCAGCATTACTTTGGGGGAGACTCTGTCCATTAGCAGAAG GTTTTGGACATGGAGCCtatataatttcattttacAGCTGCATTTGCTATAATATGCTCTTGGCTTGGGCTCTTTTCTACTTCATTAAATCTTTAAGCTCCCAGTTACCATGGACCACTTGTGGCAATCTTTGGAACACAG TGAACTGTGTAGAACTCACATCAAACCAGACTAATATGATTCCCAACAGCACTCATGGAAATTTTAGCATTTCTTCAGTCATTGAATTCTGGGA GGGAAGAGTGCTGAACATATCCCCAGGTATGGAGATACTGGGTAATTTGAACTGGGAGATTTTTCTCTGTTTACTGGTGAGTTGGGCAGCCTGTTACTTCTGCATCTGGAAAGGGGTCAAGTCAACTGGAAAG GCAGTGTATTTTACAGCCACCTTTCCATATGTTATGTTGTTCTTGCTGCTGTTGAGAGGGCTAACTTTACCTGGTGCACTGACTGGTATAAAGTATTACTTGTATCCACAACCTTCACGCCTGATGGACCCACAG GTTTGGATTGATGCGGGGACtcagatttttttctcctaCAGTTTGGCGACTGGTAGCTTAACTGTTCTTGGAAGTTACAATAGTTACAAAACTAACTGCTATAG ATACAGCATTTGGTTGTGTGTGCTCAATAGCTGCACTAGTTTCATAGCTGGATTTGTGGTCTTTTCTGTTCTTGGGTTCATGGCAGAGAAGTTGGGAGTTGACATTGAAGATGCAGCAAAGCCAG GTCCAGGTCTGGCATTCATAACCTACCCTCAGGCAGTAGCCATGATGCCTCTGCCACAACTGTGGTCAGTCTGTTTCTTCATCATGCTAATTTTATTGGGCCTGGATACACAG ttTGTTGGACTTGAGCTGATAACATCTTCAGCAATTGATATGTTTCCCAACGTGCTGCGGAGGCCTTACAGGAGAgagattttcctttttttcttctgcactgGCTGCTTTTGCTTTCAAATTCTAATGACAACTCAG GGAGGAGTCTACATCTTTCAGCTTATTGACTATTATGGAAGTAGTGGCGCTTGCTTACTTTTTATGTGTCTAATTGAAACTCTTGTAATTGGCTGGATTTTTG GAGCTGAACGCATGTTTGCTGTCATTGAGGACATGTGTGATCAACCACCGTGTGCATTTTTCAAATACTGCTGGCGTTATTTCACACCACTGATGTGCCTT ggAGCTTTCATTTTTTACCTGTCAAAATACAAGCCCCTCATGTATAACAATGTTTACGTTTATCCAAACTGGGCTTATGGTCTTGGATGGCTCATGACCACATTTTCACCTGTACTGGTCATTACATGGGGTTTGGTGAAGCTATGCACCCACTCAGGATCACTTAAGCAG CGCTTTAAAACTCTGTGTACTCCAGATAAAAAACTCCCGATGACTGGAATGCAAAGAGCACAGATGCAGATCAGTGAGACTCTAATGACAGAAATATGA
- the LOC124398233 gene encoding uncharacterized protein LOC124398233 codes for MRATVIDHVIVHGMTMAEAGLRVRPNLSRFTVATIIRAFRQHNRVERMPHRGGRVAIFTAAQETLFVDMVRENNLIRLWEIRDKVIADNVNFESIDYVSLATIDRVLRRQKMRMKQVYRVPFERNSARHKDLRYEYVQGILQLDTMARPHEYLFLDEAGFNLQKRRQRGRNIIGQRAITEVPGQRGGNITLCAAMGLEGLVHRHAVLGSYNTQRLLTFLYELKDILLDRQQHHPGPAHQIYVIIWDNVRFHKTNQIREWFTTNSNHFLNVCLPPYSPFLNPIEEFFSSWRWKVYDRQPYTREPPKGNGAGLC; via the exons ATGCGAGCAACAGTCATTGACCATGTCATTGTCCATGGCATGACAATGGCTGAAGCAGGACTACGAGTCCGTCCAAACCTGAGTAGGTTCACCGTGGCCACCATTATCAGGGCATTCAGACAACATAACAG agtTGAAAGAATGCCACATAGAGGTGGAAGGGTTGCCATATTTACTGCGGCACAAGAAACCCTCTTTGTGGATATGGTTCGTGAGAACAACCTTATCAGACTCTGGGAGATCAGAGACAAAGTCATTGCCGATAATGTCAACTTTGAGAGCATTGATTATGTCAGCTTGGCCACAATAGACCGAGTTCTCCGGCGACAAAAGATGCGGATGAAACAGGTCTATAGGGTTCCCTTTGAGCGCAACTCTGCGCGACACAAAGACCTACGTTACGAGTATGTGCAA gGGATATTACAGTTGGACACGATGGCCAGACCTCATGAGTACCTCTTTCTGGATGAGGCTGGCTTCAACCTGCAGAAACGAAGGCAAAGAGGCCGTAACATTATTGGCCAAAGAGCCATCACTGAGGTTCCTGGCCAACGGGGGGGTAATATTACTCTTTGTGCGGCCATGGGTTTGGAGGGGCTTGTCCACCGGCATGCTGTCCTTGGGTCTTACAACACCCAACGTCTCCTCACCTTCCTATATGAGCTAAAAGACATCCTCCTGGACCGCCAACAACACCATCCTGGGCCCGCACATCAAATTTATGTGATCATTTGGGACAATGTACGCTtccacaaaacaaaccaaatcagAGAGTGGTTCACCACCAACAGTAACCACTTTTTAAACGTCTGTCTGCCACCCTACTCCCCTTTCCTGAACCCTATAGAGGAGTTCTTCTCATCATGGAGATGGAAGGTTTATGACAGACAACCATACACTAGAGAACCTCCTAAGGGCAATGGAGCTGGCCTGTGTTGA